In Candidatus Sulfurimonas marisnigri, a single genomic region encodes these proteins:
- the nuoH gene encoding NADH-quinone oxidoreductase subunit NuoH has protein sequence METAYLIETVIKIVVILLVFSALAGIGTYFERKILAFMQRRLGPMNVGPYGLLQVAADGIKLFTKEDIVPTNVVGRIFKIAPVITAATAFMAAAAIPFLPSFTLFGYEVHPIVADINIGILYILGIMGVGLYGPLLGGMASANKFALLSAARGAAVFISYEVVTGLSILAPIMLVGSLSLIDFNEYQAGGFTDWIVWSQPVAFILFWIAAFAETGRTPFHLIANDHEIIDGFGTEYSGMRWGLFFIGEYANMFFISFVIPLLFLGGYGDGSLLGALGLLGKMAFFFFFFLWTRAAWPDVRPDQLMWLCWKVLMPIAVLNILITAIVMM, from the coding sequence ATGGAAACAGCATATTTAATTGAAACGGTTATAAAAATCGTTGTAATTCTACTTGTCTTTTCTGCTTTGGCAGGGATAGGTACTTATTTTGAGAGAAAGATTTTGGCATTTATGCAACGTCGATTAGGGCCAATGAATGTTGGACCTTATGGACTTTTACAAGTTGCAGCAGATGGAATAAAACTTTTTACTAAAGAGGATATTGTTCCTACTAATGTAGTTGGAAGAATCTTTAAAATTGCTCCTGTTATTACAGCTGCTACCGCTTTTATGGCAGCTGCTGCAATTCCTTTCTTGCCTTCATTTACACTCTTTGGATATGAAGTTCATCCAATAGTTGCTGATATAAATATTGGAATTTTATATATTTTAGGAATTATGGGCGTTGGTCTTTATGGACCGCTTCTTGGTGGTATGGCATCAGCTAATAAGTTCGCACTACTTTCAGCTGCTCGTGGTGCTGCTGTGTTTATTTCATATGAGGTTGTTACAGGTTTATCAATATTAGCTCCAATTATGCTAGTAGGGTCACTCTCTCTAATTGATTTTAATGAGTATCAAGCTGGTGGATTTACAGATTGGATTGTATGGTCTCAACCTGTTGCATTTATTTTATTTTGGATTGCTGCATTTGCTGAAACTGGTCGTACACCATTTCATCTTATTGCAAATGACCATGAGATTATTGATGGTTTTGGTACTGAGTACTCTGGTATGAGATGGGGACTTTTCTTCATTGGTGAATATGCAAATATGTTCTTTATTTCTTTTGTAATTCCTCTTCTTTTCTTAGGTGGATATGGTGATGGAAGTCTTTTAGGTGCTTTAGGATTACTTGGTAAAATGGCATTTTTCTTCTTCTTTTTCTTATGGACAAGAGCTGCATGGCCAGATGTAAGACCAGATCAATTGATGTGGTTATGTTGGAAAGTTCTAATGCCGATAGCAGTACTAAATATCTTAATCACTGCTATTGTGATGATGTAA
- the nuoI gene encoding NADH-quinone oxidoreductase subunit NuoI — protein sequence MNNEQFNDRDVSNGYFLVDIEDYPTAGWDKFKRTLKRSFRGELFVGLWVVLREMIRFDIHTIKYPEEKMPIGPRYRAVHEMKRLWESETERCIGCGLCEKICISNCIKMDTKIDENSRKEVSEYSINLGRCIFCGYCAEVCPELAITHGGEYENASDQREHFVMYEDMLTPIDKMKAGKQLEFEGFGAITPHEDERVKKTPLSY from the coding sequence ATGAATAATGAACAATTTAACGACAGAGATGTTAGTAATGGATATTTCTTAGTAGATATAGAAGACTATCCTACAGCTGGCTGGGATAAGTTTAAAAGAACACTTAAAAGAAGTTTTAGAGGCGAGCTTTTTGTTGGTCTTTGGGTTGTACTACGTGAAATGATTAGATTTGATATCCATACGATTAAGTATCCTGAAGAGAAGATGCCTATAGGTCCAAGATATCGTGCTGTGCATGAGATGAAAAGACTTTGGGAATCAGAGACAGAAAGATGTATTGGTTGTGGACTTTGTGAAAAAATCTGCATATCTAACTGTATTAAAATGGATACTAAAATTGATGAAAACTCTCGTAAAGAGGTTTCAGAGTATAGTATTAATCTTGGAAGATGTATCTTTTGTGGTTATTGTGCTGAAGTGTGTCCGGAGCTTGCAATTACACATGGTGGAGAGTATGAGAATGCTAGTGATCAAAGAGAACACTTTGTTATGTATGAAGATATGTTAACTCCAATAGATAAGATGAAGGCTGGAAAACAGTTAGAGTTCGAAGGTTTTGGTGCGATTACACCACATGAAGATGAGCGTGTTAAAAAAACACCTCTATCATATTAA